TGAATAGAAAATATCTTTTCCGTGATAATTGTATCCATGCCGTATCAATTCCTCACCCAGATCCTCAGCCTTATCACCACCAAAGGCAGTGCCATCGCCGAACTTCCCCGTGAGTGCACTCACCTTTGAGCTAACGAGTTCCAGCAACTTTCCAACTGTCATACGGCTCGGGAATCCATGAGGATTCATGATCATATCCGGGCAAATGCCTTGCTCGTTGAAGGGCATGTTAACACCATCAGTGATGAGACCCACTACTCCCTTCTGCCCGTGCCGCGAGGAAAACTTATCACCGGGCTCGGGGCCGCGAACTTCTCTCGTGACaactttaattttttgttctaCATCCATTGATCTATCCGAGTCACCGGGAGGTGAGATGACCACATGatccacaacagcaggctGAGGGTATTTATATACGAGAGGATTAGGCCTTGGTTCCATGGACGGCACGGGAGTGTATTTGTTTACCAAAATATCAAACTGACGAACGACCGCCCCTTTACTGGCAATACCATCGCTATTAAGAGCACTGTGTCTCCCAACATTTGAATCTGCTGGAAGAATTATATCATACTCACCGTTGGGAAGCCTTTCCAGTTCCACCTCGTGCTTGCGGAGAACAACACAACGGCCGTAGCCACGATCGAGCGAACTGCGGTTGTAGACCTGAGCGTCCTCAATATCGTAACCGCTATAGCTCATAACGCATACCATCGCATTAATTCCTGCACCTAATATTTCGTAGTTGGTTAGGTTCATAGCCTTCGTCCGGCAAAGGGGCCGTTGCGGGTAAGCACCCAACATAAGTACTGTGTCCATTCTAATGTACTGATTATACGCAATGGTTCCAAGAGCTTGCTTGCCCATGGCTGACTGGAATGTGTTTCGTGCGGATTGATTGTGATGCGGAAAGGGAATAATGCCAGCGACAACCCCAAGCAGGGAAAGGGGCTCAATCTCCAAGTGGGTCGTGTACTGCTCAATGTCTTTGGGGTAGACTGCTATGAGACAGTCATTTGCCTCATTTACGTCAATGAATTCCACCAAACCTTCAGCTAAAAAATCGTTAATTGAACACTTGCCTGAACTCAAGTTATCCAAGTGTTGAGAAGTTACAGCGGGTTTCCCGTCGCGAACGACAATATACAACCGCACGATCCGTCCGCCATCGCAACCAATTTGAACACTCTTTTGGCGGTCATTTATCGCAATAGAAACGTGTGGATGCAGGCGGCCTGACCTCCTCAGGGTTCGTACACCCCGACACAAACGGCTCGGGTACCGGTGAATGCCCATCAACGTTCCATTGAGGAAAACTGTGTAATATTTAAGAAACTCGTTGGGGCTGATACAATCGACTTCCTCCACTCCAAGATTGTACGCAGCCGCACGCACAAACGAATCATCCATGTCGAGTGTTACCTGACTAAGAATAGCAAAGTTCTTAACCAAACCGCAACTTTCACCCTCTGGGGTATCGCAGGGACACACCATTCCCCATTGACTTGGCTGCAGCGAGCGCGGTCCACTGATTTTGCGGCTCTTTTCAAATGAAGATGCCAGACGGGTCATCATACCAATGCATGAAATGTAAGATAGCCGTGACAACACCTGCGTTATCCCCTGACGACTCATGTTAAACCGTTTCAATTCCCATCTGCCACTACTCAACGCCACACGCATTCCGTTCTGTATAACCTCCATTTTGCTTTCCATCAACTGTTTAAGATTGAATGGCTTTGTCGTGTCTTTTTTGGAAAGTAACTGATCCATTGCGGTCTTTACCACGCGGTTGTATTGTTTCAAGAGGTCTTCGAACAGGAGCCCCATTAGCGTCCCAGTTGTCTCGAAACGCTTGTTGCCGTAAAAATCACGTTCATCGAGGAGTGATGAATCCACACTCGCCTCTACCATGCGCCGAAccataaaacaaacatacaacGCTTTGTGACGGAAGTTCCAATCACGCTGCACTTCCCCCTCTCGGATGTGACACAGAAGAACATTTGCAAGAAACTCCGCAGCGCTATCCGCCTTAGACTTTTGAACGTGTCGCTGCTGTGTTTCGTCCATTTCCCAGAAGGTCTCCTTTCGCCGTTCACCAATGAAGTGAAGCGCATCATCCTGTGTCTTAACATTAAGCGAGGCTGCGTGCTCGAAGCAGGCAAACAGTACGCTTTGAAAAGCGGGTGAAACTCCAATGTGTTGTGCAATCTGCTGGTCACTCTCCATGCCGAGCGCCTTTAATACTACTACGATGGGGATGTCTTCCTTAAAAGAACGGTGCACCATAACAATACGGCCTTTCCTGAAAGTAACTGAACACTTTGAGATGGAATAGTGCGTTTTGCTCTGCACATGTGCCACAATATCTCCGTTGTCATCCGCCTCGATAATGACACGATTCTTACTCTGCTGCTCCTGCACCAGGCAAACTTTCTCAACACCTTTAATAATGAAATACCCTCCAGGATCAAGTGGGCACTCCCGCATAGCAATCAGctcctccctccccttcccgtACAGGTTGCATGAACTCGATTTGAGCATAATGGGGATTGTCCCAATTTTAATATTGGTTTCAGTGCATATTCGTTTAGAGCGATCACGGCTAGTGTACTCCACATCCACTACAATATCGCCGCGATACGTGAGGTCCCGCGTGCGGCACTCATGCGGTGACACAGGCTTGGGAAGTTGACCCTTTCCCACAATCTCCCGGGGGCGGCAAACGCGAATACCTGAGTAGCGAATGGAAAAATCTGGATCAATGCTGCTCTTAATTTCTCTGTTTGACTCATTCAACAGAATTCGCCCCAGCTCCACATTGATAAGGTGATCAAAGGAGGCCACGTGATGGTTCAGCAGTCCCTTCATATTAATAAGGGCTGGAAGCAACGCCAACTTACGCGTGGCGTAACCCTCATCGCAACCACGGGCCCTAGGGgtcatttccttttaattccctcctctttctgatgcgtaaataaatataactATACCCGCCTCTTCTCCACAAATGAAAATATACAGCCGCAGCGCTACGTAAAGAGCGACACGTACGAAGCAGGCAGGTTAAATGAAAAGTAGGTAAAAGACATGTTTGTGCAAGCTGTAGCGAAAAAGATTAAATTACAAAGTTGAGAACTCGCTCAACATCCCCCACTGTCCGCGCTTATTCATCAACTGTTAAAAAGTAATTAAATCGAACTATTTTGTTCCGTTTTTAAGGTACACAGTCACGGTGTATCATCCATCTATGCACATCTATATAACGCACAAGCAGTAGAGTAGTGCATCTAAAACCTATAAATTGTCTTGTCGCGATACGTACAGATGCATTAATGTctcagttttctttttttccttgcccCCAACCCACGACCCACTCGCCCTCCACCCGACATACAAGAGATTGAAACCATCACCCATCACTGCCATCTGCACAAAAGCAGTTGCATCAAATCGTATATGCAATTCAAAGCGCGGCGTTTCTTCATCCCATGCACCATGCtcccaaaaaaaattgcttCCAGACTATGATTGAATGAAGACAAGGCCGAGCAGATCCCCTCTCCCTTTCGTCAATGCAGAAGGTCAAACATAACGCACAAAATGAGTCCATCTTACTTATTCGATATAATAAGGATTTAAAGAAGaggttattttttaaaaaaaatgttgatAAACAGTTTCGTGTAAAGATGAAGTAGACGGTTgcggaaagaagaggggaagaacaaagacaaaataaaCGAGAAATGTTCGATTAACGCAGATGCACTTCATGGGTAACACTCCCTTAGCTAAATGACCGCACGGAAACACATGACGTCATGCGGAGCGATTCAACTTGCAGCCCTCAATTTCCGTAATTTCTCCTTCAGTTTATTCTTGAGGAACTCCAATTCATCATTCTTCTCCCGCAAGCGACTGAACCTCTCCGCAGATGTTGGTTTTCCAGTGGACTCTCTAGCGCCTTCCTCCAGTTCTGTTGCCACAACATTTTCCGTGCGTTTCATGGAAACGCACGTGTCTTCCATcgtttgttgatgttttcttttgcgaCGTGATGCCCGGCTCCCACCTTCCTTTTGATACGAGATCGGTGCtgactcttttttccccgcCGATACCACAATAAAATCCACACCCAAAGGGTCCAAAGGATGCTTCTGTAGCACAACGGGCGGCACGGCAGCACTCGAAGGTTGCGTTGCATCACTTGGTACATAACAAACACTTAACAACCCGCCGGCAATGTCATCCACTGCCTTTTCTACAGTCGTTGCCGTGCGTATATTCCACCACAAAATAACGCCATTTGTACTTCCCACGAGGACATAATCGGGTCGAGTGTAATCAAAGTGTATAAACACAATAGCACCCTTGTGACCATCGGTGAAAGGTGTACATGTCACAACATCATTAACGCACCTAATAAGCCCAGCAGTCGGTAAGCACTGCCGTTCACTGAAGGAATAAagtcgaacaaaaaaaagggagccCGTTTCCCCGCCGATAAGAAGCATTTCGTCACCTGGAGACGGTCGCACAGATGTTAAAACATCACCGAGAGTTACCACAAACTGCTGTTGGCCGGTGCTCCCATCAAAGATACGGCAGCTGCGATCCGAAGACGCCGTCACCACGGATTGGCTACTGTCCAGGAATGAACACGCATTAACAGAGAGCGAATGTCCGTTGAAAACAATTCGTGGTGCCGGTGCTGAGACACCACGAGCCACCAGTGCCGCCAGTAACCAAGTTTTACAGACAGAATCTTCGGATGCCGTGGCTATGAGTGACTGGTCTGATGATGTCGCGATTTCGGTTATCCGACGCGTATGAGACCGAACAAGATGCAACAGCTCCCCGGATAGTGTACTCCATACATACAAATTGCCTTCTGCAGTGCCGACCAGCAGAAATGCGCCATCGCTCGTGGATGCAGAAGCTGTCACCGCTTGAGGTGTTAGGCAACGCAATACCGGCTGTTGCATCGctggggaaaagagagacGCGCACCCACGTGATTGATTCGACATAACGACCCGAGCGGTGGGCCAATACACGAGGCCCCGGCGCTCCACCGGTGTCGTTACATATGATCGCTCCACGGTTTTTGTATCAATGTTGATGAGGTGGGATTTGCTGCTGGAAGCGACGAACAACATAAAATTGAGGTTGCCAAGTATGGAGAGAGGCCCAATCACCAACCCTCAACCAGGCTAACAGACGCGGGtataagga
The genomic region above belongs to Trypanosoma brucei gambiense DAL972 chromosome 1, complete sequence and contains:
- a CDS encoding DNA-directed RNA polymerase III, putative; translation: MTPRARGCDEGYATRKLALLPALINMKGLLNHHVASFDHLINVELGRILLNESNREIKSSIDPDFSIRYSGIRVCRPREIVGKGQLPKPVSPHECRTRDLTYRGDIVVDVEYTSRDRSKRICTETNIKIGTIPIMLKSSSCNLYGKGREELIAMRECPLDPGGYFIIKGVEKVCLVQEQQSKNRVIIEADDNGDIVAHVQSKTHYSISKCSVTFRKGRIVMVHRSFKEDIPIVVVLKALGMESDQQIAQHIGVSPAFQSVLFACFEHAASLNVKTQDDALHFIGERRKETFWEMDETQQRHVQKSKADSAAEFLANVLLCHIREGEVQRDWNFRHKALYVCFMVRRMVEASVDSSLLDERDFYGNKRFETTGTLMGLLFEDLLKQYNRVVKTAMDQLLSKKDTTKPFNLKQLMESKMEVIQNGMRVALSSGRWELKRFNMSRQGITQVLSRLSYISCIGMMTRLASSFEKSRKISGPRSLQPSQWGMVCPCDTPEGESCGLVKNFAILSQVTLDMDDSFVRAAAYNLGVEEVDCISPNEFLKYYTVFLNGTLMGIHRYPSRLCRGVRTLRRSGRLHPHVSIAINDRQKSVQIGCDGGRIVRLYIVVRDGKPAVTSQHLDNLSSGKCSINDFLAEGLVEFIDVNEANDCLIAVYPKDIEQYTTHLEIEPLSLLGVVAGIIPFPHHNQSARNTFQSAMGKQALGTIAYNQYIRMDTVLMLGAYPQRPLCRTKAMNLTNYEILGAGINAMVCVMSYSGYDIEDAQVYNRSSLDRGYGRCVVLRKHEVELERLPNGEYDIILPADSNVGRHSALNSDGIASKGAVVRQFDILVNKYTPVPSMEPRPNPLVYKYPQPAVVDHVVISPPGDSDRSMDVEQKIKVVTREVRGPEPGDKFSSRHGQKGVVGLITDGVNMPFNEQGICPDMIMNPHGFPSRMTVGKLLELVSSKVSALTGKFGDGTAFGGDKAEDLGEELIRHGYNYHGKDIFYSGVTGEMLRAYVFFGPIYYQRLKHMVTDKMHARATGPRSMLTRQPTEGRSRSGGLRVGEMERDCMVGYGASNLLNERLLVSSDLFTIDICRCCGFMGYNGYCSYCNAKNTVSRVNVPYAFKLLLQELQGMGISTRLSLDFMGSQ
- a CDS encoding WD40 repeat-containing protein, whose product is MLFVASSSKSHLINIDTKTVERSYVTTPVERRGLVYWPTARVVMSNQSRGCASLFSPAMQQPVLRCLTPQAVTASASTSDGAFLLVGTAEGNLYVWSTLSGELLHLVRSHTRRITEIATSSDQSLIATASEDSVCKTWLLAALVARGVSAPAPRIVFNGHSLSVNACSFLDSSQSVVTASSDRSCRIFDGSTGQQQFVVTLGDVLTSVRPSPGDEMLLIGGETGSLFFVRLYSFSERQCLPTAGLIRCVNDVVTCTPFTDGHKGAIVFIHFDYTRPDYVLVGSTNGVILWWNIRTATTVEKAVDDIAGGLLSVCYVPSDATQPSSAAVPPVVLQKHPLDPLGVDFIVVSAGKKESAPISYQKEGGSRASRRKRKHQQTMEDTCVSMKRTENVVATELEEGARESTGKPTSAERFSRLREKNDELEFLKNKLKEKLRKLRAAS